A single region of the bacterium genome encodes:
- a CDS encoding Gfo/Idh/MocA family oxidoreductase: protein GKPVLIEKPFVLDLKEADDILARAEKSGAEVFVGYTQRFRRRYLLAKQAAVAGQLGNIVMAMGKIYVTRAVGEAVAKRSPNTTPSINTLTYMVDLILWYLEGKKPVEVYARAASFVFKKYNRDDFQWMIVTFDDGSVATLGTSWLQPLHWPAYTATMEIDLQGTTGSLNIDDAHRDVILAPGEPIPCPYTPEHEVNVAFLGSAMPGDFVLGEFFGPMKEETDAFVRHILGIGGVGLATGAHARDVLALTMAADRSVKEGKPVRL, encoded by the coding sequence TCGGAAAGCCCGTCCTTATCGAAAAACCCTTCGTCCTCGATCTGAAGGAAGCGGACGACATTCTCGCCCGGGCGGAAAAAAGCGGCGCCGAGGTCTTCGTCGGCTACACCCAAAGGTTCCGGCGCCGGTATCTCCTCGCCAAGCAGGCGGCGGTGGCCGGCCAGCTCGGCAACATCGTCATGGCGATGGGAAAGATCTACGTCACCCGCGCCGTCGGGGAGGCCGTCGCCAAGCGCTCGCCCAACACCACGCCCTCGATCAACACCCTCACGTACATGGTGGACCTCATCCTCTGGTACCTGGAGGGAAAAAAACCGGTCGAGGTCTACGCCCGCGCGGCGAGTTTCGTCTTCAAGAAATATAACCGCGACGATTTCCAGTGGATGATTGTCACCTTCGACGATGGCAGCGTCGCCACCCTGGGGACGAGCTGGCTCCAGCCCCTCCACTGGCCGGCCTACACCGCGACGATGGAGATCGACCTACAGGGCACGACCGGCTCCCTCAACATTGATGACGCCCACCGCGACGTCATCCTCGCGCCGGGAGAACCCATCCCCTGCCCCTACACGCCGGAGCACGAGGTGAACGTCGCCTTCCTCGGCTCGGCCATGCCGGGGGATTTCGTCCTCGGGGAGTTCTTCGGCCCGATGAAGGAGGAGACTGACGCCTTCGTGCGCCACATCCTGGGCATCGGCGGGGTCGGGCTCGCCACCGGCGCCCATGCCCGCGACGTGCTCGCCCTCACCATGGCGGCGGATCGGTCGGTGAAGGAGGGAAAACCGGTAAGGCTCTGA
- a CDS encoding lysophospholipid acyltransferase family protein, which produces MSPPSARTRRGRRKRRRSKDKGPLLQNIEFFLALVFVSFLRLLPMWLCRLLAAGIGDAIFLLVPRRRRIARMNLEIAFPEMSPEARRRIARESFRSFVLTGLEGMRLLGRMDAPGAQAQARALVENVDAIFARARKIHEEAKGCIFVVPHLGNWELLSPAAALARIPVTFTVRPLDNPRLEKYLFGVRSSAGQEVLSKRNAFAHLREALRKGRSIGILADQHAGVRGVDVPFFGKPASTTIAPATLALHFKRPIVLVACLREGPDRFTALVSEPIWPEDTADTSAEIARLTAAMNREIEEMIRRKPGQYLWMHDRWKLTKLWGRSEVFLAQKAREEAGPPSGKP; this is translated from the coding sequence GTGAGCCCTCCTTCTGCAAGAACGCGCAGGGGGCGCCGAAAGCGCCGACGCAGCAAGGACAAGGGGCCGCTTCTCCAGAACATTGAATTTTTCCTCGCGCTGGTGTTTGTCTCCTTTCTCCGGCTTCTGCCGATGTGGCTGTGCCGTCTTTTGGCCGCCGGCATCGGCGATGCGATCTTCCTGCTTGTTCCTCGCCGCCGGCGCATCGCTCGGATGAATCTGGAGATCGCCTTTCCGGAGATGTCCCCGGAGGCGCGAAGGCGCATCGCCCGGGAGAGTTTTCGCTCTTTCGTTCTCACCGGGCTCGAGGGGATGCGGCTTCTCGGCAGGATGGACGCCCCCGGCGCGCAGGCGCAGGCGCGCGCGCTGGTCGAGAATGTGGACGCCATCTTCGCCCGCGCGCGCAAGATTCACGAGGAGGCGAAGGGCTGCATCTTCGTCGTGCCCCACCTGGGGAACTGGGAGCTGCTCTCCCCGGCGGCGGCGCTGGCGCGGATTCCGGTGACGTTCACCGTCCGCCCGCTCGACAATCCGCGGCTGGAGAAATACCTCTTCGGGGTCCGCTCCTCCGCCGGCCAGGAAGTGCTCTCGAAGCGGAATGCGTTTGCCCATCTGCGCGAGGCGCTCCGCAAGGGCCGCTCCATCGGCATCCTCGCCGACCAGCATGCCGGCGTGCGGGGGGTGGATGTTCCCTTTTTCGGAAAGCCGGCGAGCACCACGATCGCGCCCGCCACGCTGGCCCTCCATTTCAAGCGTCCCATCGTCCTGGTCGCCTGTCTGCGCGAGGGGCCGGATCGCTTCACGGCGCTGGTGAGCGAACCCATCTGGCCGGAGGATACGGCGGATACCTCCGCCGAGATCGCGCGCCTCACGGCGGCCATGAACCGCGAGATCGAGGAGATGATCCGCAGGAAGCCGGGGCAATACCTGTGGATGCACGACCGGTGGAAGCTGACGAAGCTCTGGGGAAGGTCGGAGGTGTTTCTCGCCCAAAAGGCGAGGGAAGAAGCGGGACCGCCTAGCGGGAAGCCGTGA